One window from the genome of Cyclobacterium amurskyense encodes:
- a CDS encoding Gfo/Idh/MocA family protein — protein MTKIERRSFIKGAAAVSAITILKPSTVFGTKANSAIQLGIIGCGNRGTSVITAMSKHTNVNIMAMADLFDDQLKVAKEKLDGLNKDKGFGKIDPKNIYQGSKAYMELLNNKDVEAVLISSPAYTHPEFVEAAIAAGKHIYCEKPVAIDVAGVKRIEKAGSTINGKLSMVVGFQIRHATAYQEMVKRVQEGAIGDVVTAQLYYLASGLPLKPIDNMSKSEAMIRNQFHFRSLSGGILLDQGIHMLDVCSWALQRKPIMAMGSGGRDHNDAFGDAWNNYQVIYKYPDNIRVSFHSTQLGPTFGDVCARFIGSKGIATAHYSGGVFIDGEQAWDSGVIRHESDNEDRSQRAAGVFTSSLHDSNENKVKSFIGSINSGKFLNESASGATSTYTAILGRMAAEKGEPVSWESMQNSNESINPNLNLPQFG, from the coding sequence ATGACGAAAATAGAAAGAAGGTCTTTTATCAAAGGCGCGGCAGCAGTATCTGCCATTACAATTTTGAAACCAAGTACGGTTTTTGGCACAAAAGCCAATTCAGCAATTCAGCTTGGTATAATCGGTTGTGGAAATAGAGGGACATCTGTAATCACTGCGATGTCAAAACATACAAATGTTAATATCATGGCGATGGCTGATCTGTTTGATGACCAGCTTAAAGTGGCCAAAGAAAAACTGGATGGACTAAATAAGGACAAGGGATTTGGGAAAATTGATCCAAAAAATATTTACCAGGGATCGAAAGCTTATATGGAGCTTCTCAATAATAAAGACGTGGAAGCGGTATTAATCTCGTCACCAGCCTATACCCATCCTGAATTTGTAGAAGCTGCTATTGCAGCAGGAAAACACATTTACTGTGAAAAACCTGTAGCTATAGATGTAGCAGGGGTAAAGCGAATAGAGAAAGCTGGAAGTACCATTAACGGGAAATTGAGTATGGTCGTGGGTTTCCAAATCCGACATGCCACTGCCTACCAAGAGATGGTTAAGAGAGTCCAGGAGGGAGCTATAGGAGATGTGGTAACGGCTCAATTGTATTACCTTGCTTCAGGACTTCCACTTAAACCTATAGACAATATGTCTAAATCAGAGGCAATGATTCGTAACCAGTTTCATTTTAGATCCCTGTCTGGAGGGATTCTATTGGACCAAGGAATCCATATGCTTGATGTTTGTAGTTGGGCCTTGCAAAGAAAACCTATTATGGCCATGGGTTCTGGAGGTAGAGATCACAACGATGCTTTTGGTGATGCTTGGAACAATTATCAAGTGATTTATAAATATCCAGACAATATCAGGGTGAGTTTTCATTCAACGCAGTTGGGACCTACTTTTGGAGATGTTTGCGCTCGTTTTATTGGTAGCAAAGGAATAGCAACGGCCCATTATAGCGGAGGTGTATTTATAGATGGAGAGCAGGCTTGGGATTCTGGAGTGATTCGACATGAAAGTGACAACGAAGATCGAAGCCAACGTGCGGCTGGAGTTTTTACTTCCTCTTTGCATGATTCCAATGAAAATAAAGTCAAAAGTTTCATAGGAAGTATAAATTCAGGTAAATTCTTAAATGAATCAGCCTCAGGTGCGACTTCTACCTATACCGCAATTTTGGGCAGGATGGCCGCTGAAAAAGGTGAGCCCGTTTCTTGGGAGTCTATGCAAAACTCTAATGAAAGTATAAATCCAAATCTAAATTTGCCTCAATTTGGTTGA
- a CDS encoding Gfo/Idh/MocA family protein has translation MKKFNSSQVNWGVIGAGSVCEKKSAPAMNKVSDSSVVAVMRRNADKAKDYAERHGIPKWYDDADSLINDEEVNAVYIATPPSSHLELTRKAANAGKPVYVEKPMARNHAECLEMIKICEEAGVPLFVAYYRRTLPNFLKVKRLIEEGEIGEPRYVSITINQAKHPDVLTDASNWRIDPDVAGGGYFYDLGSHQLDYFDFLFGPIKEVNGIATNQSGQYPAEDIVLGNFSFESGVLGTGNWCYTTSNTSQKDEIVIIGNKGEIRFPCFWGTHVTLKRDGKEDEVFQFEMPENIQFYLIQSIVNELLGKGGECPSTGVSAARTNWVMEQMVKNFY, from the coding sequence ATGAAAAAATTTAATTCAAGTCAGGTTAATTGGGGAGTAATCGGTGCCGGAAGTGTATGCGAGAAAAAAAGTGCTCCTGCTATGAATAAAGTAAGCGATTCATCAGTAGTAGCAGTGATGCGAAGAAATGCAGACAAGGCAAAAGATTATGCTGAAAGACATGGAATACCTAAATGGTATGATGATGCTGATTCACTGATAAATGATGAAGAAGTTAATGCTGTTTATATTGCCACGCCACCTAGCTCTCATTTAGAGCTTACCAGAAAGGCTGCTAATGCAGGTAAACCTGTCTATGTAGAAAAGCCAATGGCTAGAAATCATGCGGAATGTTTAGAAATGATTAAAATATGTGAAGAGGCTGGGGTACCACTTTTTGTTGCTTATTACCGTAGAACGCTTCCCAATTTTTTAAAAGTTAAGCGTTTAATTGAAGAAGGCGAAATTGGAGAGCCAAGGTATGTTAGTATTACAATAAACCAAGCCAAACACCCAGATGTTTTAACAGATGCATCCAATTGGAGGATAGATCCGGATGTTGCAGGAGGTGGTTATTTTTATGATTTAGGTTCTCATCAACTGGATTATTTCGATTTTCTTTTTGGTCCCATAAAAGAGGTTAACGGTATTGCTACCAATCAATCTGGACAATACCCTGCAGAGGATATTGTCTTGGGCAATTTCTCTTTTGAAAGTGGTGTATTAGGCACTGGAAATTGGTGTTATACTACAAGTAATACATCCCAAAAGGATGAGATCGTCATTATTGGGAATAAAGGTGAAATAAGATTCCCATGTTTTTGGGGTACCCATGTCACCTTAAAAAGAGATGGTAAAGAGGATGAGGTTTTCCAATTTGAAATGCCGGAAAATATTCAATTTTACCTTATCCAATCAATAGTAAATGAGTTGCTAGGTAAAGGTGGGGAATGCCCAAGTACTGGCGTTTCTGCGGCTAGGACCAACTGGGTCATGGAACAAATGGTAAAGAATTTTTATTAA
- a CDS encoding Gfo/Idh/MocA family protein → MTKYKPLGFGIIGTGAIAGMHAAAINASEETELVAVLSSTEARAKLAEEKFNVPADHDIDLFLSRKDIDVVCICTHSGNHLEPAIAAANVGKHILLEKPIEVSTERADELINSCEKAGVKLGVIFQNRLKPGYLKLKEAVQSGKIGKLLMGTAAINWYRDPSYYSSSSWKGTKDGDGGAALINQGVHTIDLLLDIMGDAEAVYGQVKTMVHKIEGEDLATAIVNFKNGALGTITGGTSLYPGNPERLEIYGEKGNIILEGGKIVAWNIKGEESEVNAGTDIGGSGASDPMAIDFRLHQIQIEDMVEAIRNNGKPVVTGQDAKRSLALILGIYQSSMENKKVNLK, encoded by the coding sequence ATGACAAAGTATAAACCTTTAGGGTTTGGAATAATAGGAACTGGAGCAATAGCAGGAATGCATGCAGCAGCCATCAACGCCAGTGAAGAAACTGAATTGGTTGCAGTATTAAGCTCTACTGAAGCCCGTGCAAAGTTGGCAGAAGAAAAATTCAATGTTCCTGCAGATCACGATATAGATCTGTTTTTAAGTAGGAAAGACATCGATGTTGTATGTATATGCACACACAGCGGAAACCACTTGGAACCAGCCATAGCTGCAGCTAATGTGGGAAAACATATTTTGTTAGAAAAACCAATTGAAGTAAGTACAGAACGAGCTGATGAATTGATCAATTCTTGTGAAAAAGCTGGAGTTAAATTAGGGGTTATTTTTCAAAATAGGCTTAAACCTGGTTACCTTAAACTAAAAGAGGCTGTACAGTCAGGTAAAATTGGGAAACTCCTCATGGGAACAGCGGCTATAAACTGGTACAGAGACCCCTCTTATTATAGCAGTAGTAGTTGGAAAGGAACAAAAGATGGAGATGGTGGTGCCGCACTCATCAACCAAGGGGTTCATACTATTGATTTGCTCTTAGACATTATGGGAGATGCAGAGGCTGTATATGGCCAGGTTAAAACTATGGTGCATAAAATAGAGGGAGAAGACCTAGCCACTGCTATCGTTAATTTTAAAAATGGTGCCTTAGGTACGATCACAGGAGGAACCTCTTTGTACCCAGGTAATCCTGAACGGTTGGAGATTTATGGTGAAAAAGGAAATATTATACTTGAAGGAGGTAAAATTGTAGCTTGGAATATAAAAGGCGAAGAGAGTGAGGTCAATGCAGGTACAGATATTGGAGGAAGTGGTGCCTCTGATCCCATGGCCATAGATTTTAGGTTACATCAAATACAGATTGAAGATATGGTTGAGGCCATTAGAAATAATGGTAAGCCCGTTGTTACTGGACAGGATGCGAAGAGATCACTTGCTTTGATTCTTGGGATTTATCAGTCTTCAATGGAGAACAAGAAGGTTAACTTAAAATAG
- a CDS encoding PAS domain-containing protein, which produces MDVDNKMEDCELRERGIDTELDAITSLLGILTGSPLNLIFKIDKGGAFIISSTGLDAKNTFNANYLTDFVTSASQEILVIKDSSKEAKLSKNPLVNSSPGIVFYIGVPLKTSNGEICGMLCSIDFVTKELDEKTIKGLKILGGQTTKLLELEKSYADLALTKKHLNSETSRLNNILEATQLGTWEWDIVKNEVVINEQFAIMLGYNFEELSPFTMDKWYKILHPEDRFVSDNVLNACFNKELDYYNIECRLLHKKGHEVWVNDRGRVTKWSSTGKPLQMSGTHSDITKRKINEIQFQTVSDNIPGVVYRYKRTFSGKDIFELVSNGANQIWGFTSKQVMENSDLVGDRCHKDDLQGLITSIDESAKTLTFWSWKYRYQHPDGSIRWHKGAGSPRKLDDGSVIWDSVIIDVTKRKETEEKLEITLSSLQKRIKEQDCIYKISRLDFSWSQIDGLFQSAADILPTAWSNPGKISSKITFENKEYYSSAFKPYEFSLTEKHEVKERGALLLEIFIEKDPGRFLEIGEVDNDSRLVNTLVYHLGTYIDQLSSQEALNVSNRKINSIIESNPGIFWESHPKTFQVNYISPQVKNVLGYSVEEWKKKSHFWEDHIHEDDKEPILKLISEKSKSDNDFTIEYRFLDKNGNIKWISDFIKVIKEPGKEPLYRGLMVDITKRKVAEIALRENEKRFKALIENGQDAIVVFDADGVPKYISSSIISVLGYTEEEAFQLKLNESVHPDDLELSLEKFEKSLTSPGVPIEGYVIRSKHKDGSWRWMESTITNFLDDPDINGIVDNFRDITETVELNEKLAKSEKRFKALVQEGSDLTAILSIDSNYIYVSPSYCPILGYEESEMIGESAISKIHPDDLERAVTELKGIVSQHRMKCSPFRYKRKNGTWCWLLSTATNLLDDPAIGGLVFNSVDITELIEAQEKLVTSEARYKGFFESQTTFVIRTDLDGVITFANTKYMETFDWLFPGNSYEGINVVTTILEEEKSKIREVIKKCLEFPEKVHKVELRKLKKENGFYTTLWDFVGILGADGQPKEIQCNGIDISERIAFEEELKKSNERFELVMQTDSGSIWDLDPYTGEMFLGEGFRKNFGLEIQTPSKNYNVFCDSIYDKDRKLYQKRVQQIIYSSSDTQWEIEYRLIKSNGECAYVKEKAVILRDDNGNAYRIVGAIKDKTLEYFYGKLEGLEKDIMEGSMNQKAKLSDLLTNYLTHLEILFPKVKTAVFKVYGNRLRNLATPSLLGQDHLAFKDFEINLNEENNLEFTKNEVFISNINKDKKCTELKFFANKIGLNSCWSLPILNSDGKLIAVFLNLFEGPNKLGDWESYAIQKSQRLLSLVLTKYEYLENIYRSNERFNYVNMATNDVIFDWDCNLDEFHWGEGFYRIFGYSKGEEISKISEWASFMHPVDAKVTDAIWDDFVNDPSENGWNKEYRFLHKSGLYLHVEESSYMIRDADGKPLRMIGVLRDISGIKEDLYQKEMQQEIGNHFKNEADLNKTLQGVLSYLVDFSGLFGGNIWLLGKKGVEINLIQNNLPSETPNWLADAIYEIGIKLANHVMKEGVYFESKILNEDPRFNGVNPKIYDHIKFIIGIPLYQNNNLIGVLLLYIDSNSTLPQDCKSFFEPIGVLLGGEVKRKQQEEEMRLLFESAPEVLTIIDPNGYFVKVNPSFCSVFGYEEEEMLTKKFVDLIHPEDRDFSIQKFSIKEGIQAKNLINRYLTKSGQYRWISWNSSYEFGEEGLVFSFGHDITELVALQTLLDNASKLSRVGSWEIDLLNNELYLSATTREIYELPPESLPTVEDLLKNFEGDSNKFIKEALYDAINEGKSWDYEAPVTLPDGKQRWVRSIAQSEFNNGRCVRISGSLQDIHEQKINEIELAKNNQLLEVISKVVEKFLLVEDWREVINDVFLLTSQTVFLDRIYFFENHWDERLDEVLCSKKIDWYQSKLKKFNENDQFQNIALKDYPEMTRVLENGEVFIANAKELPNCKLKNTLEEGGIYSTLIIPIMIHNKFFGFIGFDDCTSERIWTESEISFLLALTSNLSAAIQRTNSQLALERSFQEKNTILESIGEAFYAVDNDFKVLYWNQRAEDIIGVSRSETLGNLLWDAVPRLVNSYTQEQLFYALESQSNIHYEMFSEVRKIWLVVNLYPSTEGISVFIKDITSEKLTSEKIQLSNERFEKIAEATNDAIYDYDTENDLLFRGIGFNTLFGYDLQSQESGVESLRSLIHPEDKERVSLKFMEFIKSNELTNWFEEYRLLCKDGNYAFVMDRAIFIRDKNKKVTRVVGAITDITYRREYEESLQTLNEQMAQHAKELERSNSELEQFAYVASHDLQEPLRMVSNFMGLLERKYSDKLDDKAHQYINFAVDGAMRMRRIILDLLEFSRIGKHEDKLKILNFMDLVDEVCVLQKKRIRESNAIIKYNNLPTVISYRTPLFQILYNLIGNALKYKNEKETPVVEIKAEIIGEFWQFSVIDNGIGIAPENHERIFTIFNRLHTKEKYEGTGMGLAIVKKIIDNLGGEVWVKSQVGDGATFYFTLPRLDLELEVKD; this is translated from the coding sequence ATGGATGTAGACAACAAAATGGAAGATTGTGAATTAAGGGAAAGGGGTATTGATACTGAATTAGATGCTATTACCAGCCTGCTAGGTATTTTAACAGGATCTCCATTAAACTTGATATTTAAGATCGATAAGGGAGGTGCATTTATTATTTCCAGTACTGGTTTAGATGCAAAGAACACCTTCAATGCAAACTATTTAACTGATTTTGTCACAAGTGCTTCTCAAGAAATATTGGTTATTAAAGATAGCAGCAAAGAAGCTAAGCTTTCCAAAAATCCATTGGTTAATTCTTCCCCAGGAATTGTCTTCTACATTGGAGTTCCATTGAAAACTTCCAATGGTGAAATTTGTGGCATGCTTTGTTCTATTGATTTTGTTACAAAGGAATTGGATGAAAAGACAATCAAAGGGCTTAAAATTTTAGGTGGGCAAACCACCAAACTTCTTGAATTAGAGAAAAGTTATGCTGATTTGGCCTTAACAAAAAAGCATTTAAATTCAGAAACAAGCAGATTAAATAATATCTTGGAGGCCACTCAGTTGGGGACCTGGGAGTGGGATATTGTAAAAAATGAGGTCGTTATTAATGAGCAGTTTGCTATTATGTTAGGGTATAATTTCGAGGAATTATCACCCTTTACAATGGATAAATGGTATAAAATTTTACACCCTGAAGATAGATTTGTTTCTGATAATGTCCTAAATGCCTGTTTTAACAAAGAATTAGATTATTACAATATAGAATGCCGGTTACTCCATAAAAAAGGTCATGAAGTTTGGGTAAATGACAGGGGAAGAGTTACCAAATGGTCTTCAACTGGAAAACCTTTACAGATGTCCGGCACTCATTCCGACATTACAAAAAGAAAAATTAACGAAATCCAATTCCAAACTGTATCAGATAATATTCCTGGAGTAGTATATCGATATAAAAGGACTTTTAGCGGCAAGGACATTTTTGAATTGGTAAGTAATGGAGCCAATCAAATTTGGGGATTTACCTCCAAGCAGGTAATGGAAAACAGCGACCTGGTAGGGGACCGATGTCATAAGGATGACCTACAAGGACTTATAACATCAATAGATGAATCAGCCAAAACCTTAACTTTTTGGTCTTGGAAGTACAGGTACCAACATCCTGATGGCTCTATCCGCTGGCATAAAGGGGCAGGAAGTCCTCGAAAATTAGATGATGGCAGTGTGATCTGGGACTCGGTAATTATAGATGTTACCAAAAGAAAAGAGACAGAAGAAAAACTTGAAATTACGCTGTCTTCCCTTCAGAAAAGAATCAAAGAACAAGACTGTATTTATAAAATCAGTAGGCTTGATTTTTCCTGGAGCCAAATTGACGGTTTATTTCAAAGTGCTGCTGATATTTTACCTACTGCATGGAGTAACCCGGGAAAAATATCTTCCAAAATTACTTTTGAAAACAAAGAATATTATAGCTCTGCTTTTAAGCCTTATGAATTCTCACTTACTGAAAAACACGAGGTAAAAGAACGTGGAGCTTTATTGCTGGAAATATTTATTGAAAAGGACCCTGGTAGATTTTTAGAAATTGGGGAGGTAGATAACGATAGCCGGCTTGTAAATACCTTAGTTTATCATTTGGGGACATATATAGATCAATTAAGTAGTCAGGAAGCCCTAAACGTTTCAAACAGGAAAATTAATTCAATTATAGAATCCAACCCAGGTATTTTTTGGGAATCACATCCGAAGACATTTCAGGTAAATTATATAAGCCCTCAAGTAAAAAATGTTTTAGGTTATTCTGTTGAGGAATGGAAGAAGAAATCCCATTTTTGGGAGGATCATATTCATGAGGATGATAAAGAACCTATTCTAAAATTGATTTCGGAAAAATCAAAATCGGACAACGATTTCACCATTGAATATCGCTTTTTAGACAAAAATGGTAATATAAAATGGATAAGTGATTTTATCAAAGTAATTAAGGAACCTGGTAAGGAACCACTTTATCGTGGTTTAATGGTGGATATTACCAAAAGGAAAGTAGCTGAAATTGCTTTAAGAGAGAATGAAAAAAGGTTCAAGGCATTGATAGAAAATGGCCAAGATGCTATTGTTGTTTTCGATGCTGATGGTGTTCCAAAGTACATTTCTTCTTCAATAATTTCTGTTTTAGGGTATACTGAGGAAGAGGCTTTTCAATTAAAACTAAATGAATCAGTTCATCCTGATGACTTAGAGTTGTCTTTGGAGAAATTCGAGAAGTCTTTGACTTCTCCTGGAGTCCCAATTGAAGGCTATGTTATTAGAAGCAAGCATAAAGATGGCTCGTGGAGATGGATGGAGTCAACGATAACCAATTTTTTAGATGATCCGGACATTAATGGTATAGTTGATAATTTCAGAGACATAACAGAAACAGTAGAACTTAATGAAAAGTTAGCAAAGAGTGAAAAAAGATTTAAGGCCCTTGTCCAAGAGGGGTCTGATCTTACTGCTATTCTTTCAATAGATTCCAATTACATCTATGTAAGTCCTAGTTACTGTCCTATTTTGGGGTATGAAGAATCAGAGATGATTGGTGAAAGCGCTATATCAAAAATTCATCCGGATGATTTGGAAAGAGCAGTAACTGAATTAAAAGGTATTGTTTCTCAACATAGAATGAAATGCAGTCCATTTAGGTATAAGCGAAAAAATGGAACATGGTGTTGGTTATTGAGTACAGCCACCAATTTATTAGATGATCCGGCTATAGGGGGATTGGTATTCAATAGTGTAGATATAACGGAATTAATCGAGGCCCAAGAAAAATTAGTGACGAGTGAAGCAAGGTATAAAGGGTTTTTTGAATCCCAGACCACTTTTGTCATTCGTACAGACCTTGATGGAGTTATCACTTTTGCCAATACCAAATATATGGAAACATTCGACTGGTTGTTTCCAGGGAATTCCTATGAAGGCATAAATGTTGTCACAACAATACTTGAAGAAGAAAAAAGTAAAATAAGAGAGGTTATTAAAAAGTGCTTAGAATTTCCAGAAAAAGTACATAAAGTAGAACTACGTAAGTTGAAGAAAGAAAATGGCTTTTATACAACTTTATGGGATTTTGTGGGGATTTTAGGGGCTGATGGTCAACCGAAAGAAATTCAGTGCAATGGAATTGATATTTCGGAGCGAATAGCTTTTGAAGAAGAGTTGAAAAAGAGCAATGAGCGTTTTGAGTTAGTAATGCAGACAGACTCGGGCAGCATTTGGGATTTGGATCCATATACAGGTGAAATGTTCTTAGGGGAAGGTTTTCGTAAAAACTTTGGTTTAGAAATTCAGACTCCTTCTAAAAATTATAATGTTTTTTGTGACAGTATTTATGATAAAGACCGCAAGCTTTACCAGAAAAGAGTTCAACAAATAATTTACAGTAGCTCAGATACCCAATGGGAAATAGAATACAGGCTTATTAAATCAAATGGTGAATGTGCTTATGTCAAGGAGAAAGCAGTTATTCTAAGAGATGATAATGGCAATGCCTATAGGATAGTCGGAGCTATCAAAGACAAAACCTTAGAATACTTTTATGGCAAATTAGAAGGCTTAGAAAAGGATATAATGGAAGGAAGCATGAATCAGAAAGCAAAACTCTCTGATTTATTAACTAACTATCTGACCCATTTGGAAATTCTTTTTCCTAAAGTTAAAACGGCTGTTTTTAAAGTATATGGAAACCGTCTGAGGAATTTGGCTACACCTTCACTACTTGGTCAAGATCATTTAGCATTTAAAGACTTTGAAATAAATTTAAATGAGGAAAATAATTTAGAATTCACCAAAAACGAAGTCTTTATTTCAAATATAAATAAGGATAAAAAATGTACAGAGTTGAAGTTCTTTGCAAATAAAATTGGGCTGAACTCATGCTGGTCATTACCAATTTTAAATTCAGATGGGAAGCTTATCGCAGTGTTCTTAAACTTATTTGAAGGCCCGAATAAATTAGGAGACTGGGAATCTTATGCCATTCAAAAAAGTCAAAGACTATTGTCCTTGGTTTTGACCAAGTATGAATACCTTGAAAACATATACAGGAGCAATGAGCGTTTCAACTACGTGAACATGGCAACCAATGATGTGATATTTGATTGGGATTGTAATTTGGATGAATTTCATTGGGGAGAAGGCTTTTATAGAATATTTGGATATAGTAAAGGAGAAGAAATAAGTAAAATTTCTGAATGGGCATCCTTCATGCACCCCGTAGATGCAAAGGTAACTGATGCAATATGGGATGATTTTGTTAATGACCCCTCAGAAAATGGCTGGAATAAAGAATACCGGTTTCTTCATAAGTCAGGACTATATCTACACGTAGAGGAAAGTAGCTATATGATAAGGGATGCAGATGGCAAGCCTTTGAGAATGATAGGTGTATTAAGGGACATTTCTGGTATTAAAGAAGATTTGTATCAAAAGGAAATGCAACAAGAAATTGGTAACCATTTTAAGAATGAAGCTGATCTCAATAAAACATTGCAAGGTGTTTTATCCTATTTAGTAGATTTTTCGGGACTATTTGGTGGAAACATTTGGTTGTTGGGTAAAAAGGGAGTTGAGATTAATTTGATTCAAAATAATTTGCCCTCTGAAACGCCTAATTGGTTGGCTGATGCTATTTACGAAATAGGAATAAAGCTTGCAAACCATGTAATGAAAGAAGGAGTTTATTTTGAGTCTAAAATTCTTAATGAGGATCCAAGGTTCAATGGAGTTAACCCAAAGATTTATGACCATATAAAATTTATCATAGGTATTCCTTTATACCAAAACAACAATTTAATAGGTGTATTGCTTTTGTATATTGATTCAAATTCTACTTTACCACAGGATTGTAAGTCGTTTTTTGAGCCCATTGGTGTTTTGTTAGGGGGAGAGGTCAAACGTAAGCAGCAGGAAGAAGAAATGAGGCTGCTTTTTGAAAGTGCTCCAGAAGTGCTGACAATAATTGATCCTAATGGTTACTTTGTAAAGGTGAACCCTTCCTTTTGCAGTGTCTTCGGTTATGAAGAAGAGGAAATGTTGACCAAGAAGTTTGTGGATCTTATTCACCCTGAAGACAGGGATTTTTCGATTCAGAAATTTTCTATCAAAGAAGGTATTCAAGCAAAAAATCTTATCAATCGATACCTGACTAAATCTGGTCAATACCGATGGATCTCATGGAATTCTTCGTATGAATTTGGTGAAGAGGGATTGGTCTTTTCTTTTGGTCATGACATTACAGAATTGGTGGCATTACAAACTTTATTGGATAATGCTTCCAAACTTTCTAGAGTGGGAAGTTGGGAGATTGACCTATTGAATAACGAACTTTATTTATCTGCCACCACTAGAGAAATTTACGAGTTACCACCGGAAAGTTTGCCTACTGTAGAAGATCTTTTAAAAAACTTTGAGGGAGATTCGAATAAGTTTATTAAAGAGGCATTGTACGATGCTATTAATGAAGGAAAATCTTGGGACTATGAGGCTCCTGTAACCCTCCCAGATGGGAAGCAAAGATGGGTTCGGAGTATTGCCCAGTCAGAATTCAATAATGGTAGGTGTGTTCGTATTTCCGGTTCCCTTCAGGACATTCACGAACAGAAAATAAATGAAATTGAACTAGCTAAAAATAACCAACTATTAGAAGTAATCTCTAAGGTTGTCGAAAAGTTTCTTTTGGTGGAAGACTGGAGGGAAGTAATTAATGATGTCTTTTTGCTTACGAGTCAAACTGTATTTCTTGATAGAATTTACTTCTTCGAAAATCATTGGGACGAAAGGCTTGATGAAGTGCTTTGCAGCAAGAAAATTGATTGGTACCAGTCGAAATTAAAAAAATTCAATGAAAACGATCAGTTTCAAAATATTGCCTTAAAGGATTATCCAGAAATGACTAGGGTTTTAGAGAATGGCGAAGTTTTCATTGCGAATGCCAAAGAATTACCTAATTGTAAATTGAAAAATACCCTTGAAGAGGGGGGGATTTACTCTACACTCATAATACCAATTATGATCCATAATAAATTCTTTGGATTTATAGGGTTTGATGATTGTACTTCAGAGCGAATTTGGACAGAGAGTGAAATTTCTTTTTTATTAGCCCTTACTTCCAACTTGTCGGCAGCTATTCAGCGAACAAATAGTCAATTGGCCTTAGAGCGCTCTTTTCAGGAGAAAAATACAATATTAGAAAGCATAGGTGAAGCTTTTTATGCAGTGGATAATGATTTTAAAGTGCTTTACTGGAATCAAAGGGCTGAAGATATCATAGGTGTCAGTAGGAGCGAAACCTTGGGGAATTTATTGTGGGATGCAGTTCCAAGACTTGTTAATTCCTATACCCAGGAACAACTATTTTATGCCTTAGAGAGCCAATCAAATATTCATTATGAAATGTTTTCTGAGGTTAGAAAGATATGGCTAGTGGTTAATCTTTATCCATCTACTGAAGGAATTAGTGTGTTTATAAAAGACATTACAAGTGAGAAACTTACTTCGGAAAAAATTCAACTTTCTAATGAAAGATTTGAAAAAATTGCAGAAGCAACAAATGATGCCATTTATGACTATGATACGGAAAATGATTTATTGTTTCGTGGCATCGGTTTTAATACACTATTTGGATATGACTTACAAAGTCAAGAATCAGGAGTGGAAAGCTTAAGGTCATTGATCCACCCTGAAGATAAAGAAAGGGTAAGTCTAAAATTTATGGAGTTTATTAAGAGTAATGAATTAACAAATTGGTTTGAAGAATATCGGTTATTGTGTAAAGATGGTAATTATGCATTCGTTATGGATAGGGCAATTTTTATTAGAGATAAAAATAAGAAAGTGACGCGAGTGGTAGGCGCCATAACCGATATTACTTATAGGAGGGAATATGAAGAATCTTTGCAAACTCTAAATGAGCAGATGGCCCAACATGCTAAAGAATTAGAAAGGTCCAATTCTGAGCTTGAACAATTTGCTTATGTAGCCTCTCATGATTTACAAGAGCCATTAAGGATGGTAAGTAACTTTATGGGACTACTAGAAAGAAAATACAGTGATAAGCTTGACGATAAAGCCCATCAATATATAAACTTCGCAGTGGATGGGGCTATGCGTATGCGTCGGATTATTCTGGACCTTTTAGAGTTTTCGAGAATCGGTAAACATGAGGATAAATTAAAGATTCTTAATTTTATGGATTTAGTAGATGAAGTTTGTGTTCTTCAGAAAAAACGAATTCGAGAGTCCAATGCAATTATAAAATACAATAATCTGCCTACAGTTATTTCCTATAGGACACCTTTGTTTCAAATACTTTATAACCTGATAGGTAATGCCTTGAAATATAAAAATGAAAAGGAAACTCCTGTTGTAGAAATTAAGGCTGAAATAATAGGCGAATTTTGGCAGTTTTCAGTGATCGATAATGGTATAGGTATTGCACCTGAAAATCATGAACGAATTTTTACCATTTTTAATCGCTTGCATACCAAAGAAAAGTATGAAGGAACGGGCATGGGGCTAGCCATTGTTAAGAAAATAATAGATAACCTTGGAGGTGAAGTTTGGGTGAAATCACAAGTAGGAGATGGGGCTACATTTTACTTCACTTTACCTAGATTGGACTTAGAATTGGAAGTTAAGGACTAG